The DNA region CGCCCACCGCGTCGTCGACCGGCTGGAGGCCGGCACGCTGTGGATCAACACCTATAATCTCTGCCCGGTCGAGATCCCCTTCGGCGGCTCGAAACAATCGGGCTTCGGCCGCGAGAATTCGCTGGCGGCGCTGGAGCATTATTCCGAGCTGAAGACGGTTTACGTCGGCATGGGGCCGGTGGCGGCGCCTTATTGAAGACATCTGTCCACGCCCTTGCCCCTCACCTAACCCTCTCCCCGCACGCGGGGAGAGGCGACGTGCCCAAAGCAACGTCGAAGATAGGGGAAGCCAGTGCGGCATATCCCCTTCGCCCCGTTTACGGGGAGAAGGTGCCGGCAGGCGGATGAGGGGCCGGCTCTGAGAAAACAAGAAGCAGCCAGATCACGGCAGCTCAAGGAAAACAAGAAGATGCAACAAGCAGATTTCGTCATCATCGGCTCCGGCTCGGCCGGCTCGGCGCTGGCCTATCGCCTCTCCGAAGACGGCAAGAACAGCGTCCTCGTCATCGAGGCGGGCGGCAGCGATTTCGGGCCGTTCATTCAGATGCCGGCAGCGCTTGCCTGGCCGATGAGCATGAAGCGCTATAATTGGGGCTATCTCTCCGAGCCGGAGCCGAACCTCAACAACCGCCGCATCACGGCGCCGCGCGGCAAGGTGATCGGCGGCTCGTCATCGATCAACGGCATGGTCTATGTGCGCGGCCATGCCGAGGACTTCAACCGCTGGGAAGAGCTCGGTGCTAGCGGCTGGGCCTATGCCGACGTTCTCCCCTATTTCAAGCGGATGGAACATTCGCATGGCGGCGAAGAGGGCTGGCGCGGCACCAACGGGCCGCTGCATGTGCAGCGCGGCGGCTTCACCAATCCGCTGTTCCGGGCCTTCGTCGAGGCCGGCAAGCAGGCGGGCTTCGAGACGACCGAGGATTACAACGGCAGCAAGCAGGAAGGCTTCGGACTGATGGAGCAGACCATCTTTGCCGGGCGCCGCTGGTCTGCCGCCAATGCCTATCTGAAACCGGCGCTGAAGCGCGACAATGTCGGGATCGTCTACGGTATGGCGCGCCGGATCGTCATCGAGAACGGGCGCGCGACCGGCGTCGAAATCGAACGCGGCGGCAGGACAGAGGTGGTGAAGGCGAACCGCGAGGTGATCGTCTCGGCCTCCTCTTTCAATTCGCCGAAGCTCCTGATGCTGTCCGGCATCGGCCCGGGCGAGCATCTGAAGGAAATGGGCATCGAGGTGAAGGCCGACCGCCCTGGTGTCGGCGCCAACCTGCAGGACCATATGGAATTCTATTTCCAGCAGGTCAGCACCAAGCCGGTGTCGCTCTATTCCTGGCTGCCCTGGTTCTGGCAGGGGGTGGCGGGCGCGCAATGGCTCTTGTCGAAGGGCGGGCTCGGCGCTTCCAACCAGTTCGAAGCCTGCGCCTTCCTGCGCTCGGCACCCGGGCTGAAGCAGCCGGACATTCAATATCATTTCCTGCCGGTGGCGATCAGCTATGACGGCAAGGCGGCGGCGAAAAGCCACGGTTTCCAGGTGCATGTCGGCTACAACCTGTCGAAATCGCGCGGCAACGTGACGCTGCGCTCGCCCGACCCCAAGGCCGAGCCGGTGCTGCGCTTCAACTATATGAGCCATCCCGAGGATTGGGAGAAATTCCGCCACTGCGTGCGACTGACCCGCGAGATCTTCGGGCAGGCGGCCTTCGACGCCTATCGCGGCCCGGAGATCCAGCCGGGTGAAGGCGTACAAAGCGACGAAGAGATCGACGCCTTCCTGCGCGAACATCTGGAAAGCGCCTATCACCCCTGCGGCACCTGCAAGATGGGCGCCAAGGACGATCCGATGGCGGTGGTCGATCCGCAGACGCGGGTGATCGGCGTCGATGGACTGCGCGTCGCCGACAGCTCGATCTTCCCGCACGTCACCTACGGCAACCTGAACGGCCCCTCGATCATGACCGGCGAGAAGGCCGCCGACCACATCCTCGGCAAGCAGCCGCTGGCGCGCTCGAACCAGGAGCCCTGGGTCAACCCGCGGGCGGCGGTCAGCGATCGGTGATGAGTGGCGAAAGCTGTCAGGCCGCAATCACAGTAGCAATTTTCGGAAGAAAGAGGTGGCCCCTTCCCTGCAAACCGGTTTAGGAAGAGCTCATCTCCAATGTTCCTCGGCTGCCCGTGTTCCATCGCAAGTCCAGACTTCTTCGCAGATCGCGTGTCCTGTGGGGCTCCTTCTCCCTCTGGCGTCCGCGGCTGATCTTCTGGTTCGGCGCCTTTGCGATCGGCATCATCAGCGTCGGCTTCGCCAGGCTGGCCGATCTGGCGCAGCGCGGCTTTGCAGGCGTGATCGCCTCGGGGCAATGGAGCTTTCTGCTGCCGCTTCTCATCACCCCGCTCGGCTTCATGCTGTCGGCCTATCTCGCCGCTACATTCTTCCCGAACGCGCAGGGCAGCGGCATTCCGCAGGCGATTGCCGCGCGGCATTTGCGTGATCCGGAGGACCGCGCGCGGCTGCTGTCGCTGCGGCTCGTCTTCGGCAAGATCCTGCTGACCGTGCTGGGGCTCGCGAGCGGCGCGTCGATCGGCCGCGAGGGACCGACCGTGCAGGTTGGCGCATCGATCATGCTGGCCGTCGCCCGCT from Rhizobium sp. NLR16a includes:
- the betA gene encoding choline dehydrogenase, with amino-acid sequence MQQADFVIIGSGSAGSALAYRLSEDGKNSVLVIEAGGSDFGPFIQMPAALAWPMSMKRYNWGYLSEPEPNLNNRRITAPRGKVIGGSSSINGMVYVRGHAEDFNRWEELGASGWAYADVLPYFKRMEHSHGGEEGWRGTNGPLHVQRGGFTNPLFRAFVEAGKQAGFETTEDYNGSKQEGFGLMEQTIFAGRRWSAANAYLKPALKRDNVGIVYGMARRIVIENGRATGVEIERGGRTEVVKANREVIVSASSFNSPKLLMLSGIGPGEHLKEMGIEVKADRPGVGANLQDHMEFYFQQVSTKPVSLYSWLPWFWQGVAGAQWLLSKGGLGASNQFEACAFLRSAPGLKQPDIQYHFLPVAISYDGKAAAKSHGFQVHVGYNLSKSRGNVTLRSPDPKAEPVLRFNYMSHPEDWEKFRHCVRLTREIFGQAAFDAYRGPEIQPGEGVQSDEEIDAFLREHLESAYHPCGTCKMGAKDDPMAVVDPQTRVIGVDGLRVADSSIFPHVTYGNLNGPSIMTGEKAADHILGKQPLARSNQEPWVNPRAAVSDR